A DNA window from Paralichthys olivaceus isolate ysfri-2021 chromosome 3, ASM2471397v2, whole genome shotgun sequence contains the following coding sequences:
- the LOC109636619 gene encoding GTP cyclohydrolase 1 2-like, which produces MEYHHASEMNGVVSDYLNMCIESKQNGSCKEKESREAADSKKLSLIEKSYSTILSELGEDVGREGLLRTPLRAAKAMQFLTKGYKETTQDILNDAIFDENHEEMVIVKDIELFSLCEHHLVPFFGRAHIAYLPNKKVVGLSKLARIVEIYSRRLQVQERLTKQIASAISEALEPAGVAVVIEAVHMCMVMRGVQKMNASTVTSVMLGRFHDDPTARKEFLALTMKK; this is translated from the exons ATGGAGTATCACCACGCTTCAGAGATGAACGGAGTCGTGTCCGACTACCTGAACATGTGCATTGAGTCTAAACAGAATGGTTCATGCAAAGAGAAAGAATCCAGGGAAGCTGCAGATTCAAAAAAGCTGTCTCTGATTGAGAAATCTTACAGCACCATACTGAGTGAGCTTGGAGAAGACGTGGGCAGAGAGGGACTTCTACGAACACCGCTGCGTGCAGCCAAAGCCATGCAGTTCCTCACCAAAGGCTACAAAGAAACCACCCAAG ATATCTTGAACGATGCAATCTTTGATGAAAACCATGAGGAGATGGTGATTGTCAAGGACATCgagctgttttctctctgtgaacaTCATCTGGTGCCCTTCTTCGGCAGg GCTCACATAGCATACCTCCCAAACAAGAAAGTTGTCGGTCTCAGCAAACTTGCAAG AATTGTTGAGATCTACAGCAGGAGGCTTCAAG TTCAGGAGCGTCTGACCAAACAAATCGCTTCAGCCATCTCTGAGGCTTTGGAGCCTGCTGGAGTAGCAGTGGTGATTGAGGCTGT TCACATGTGCATGGTAATGAGAGGTGTGCAGAAGATGAACGCCAGCACTGTTACGAGCGTCATGCTGGGAAGATTCCATGACGATCCCACGGCCAGAAAGGAGTTTCTAGCCCTTACAATGAAGAAGTAA